A DNA window from Methylocystis heyeri contains the following coding sequences:
- a CDS encoding carboxymuconolactone decarboxylase family protein — protein MERRMNIAEAAPALYGVVRDLDLAVRKSGLDPQLLHLLKLRASQINHCAYCVDLHVRESLADGVAPQKLHLLAVWRESPLFDERERAVLEWTESVTLAAETGIPDEAWKKVRAVLSEAEIGRLTVAIGMINLWNRIAVGSRMSHPVDAAQ, from the coding sequence ATGGAACGCAGGATGAATATCGCCGAAGCAGCGCCCGCGCTCTACGGCGTCGTGCGCGATCTCGACCTCGCAGTGCGAAAATCCGGACTCGATCCGCAGCTGCTTCATCTGCTCAAGCTGCGCGCCTCGCAGATCAATCACTGCGCCTATTGCGTGGATCTGCATGTCCGGGAATCGCTCGCCGACGGGGTTGCGCCGCAGAAGCTGCACCTGCTCGCGGTATGGCGGGAATCGCCGCTGTTCGACGAGCGCGAACGGGCGGTTCTGGAATGGACCGAAAGCGTGACGCTGGCCGCAGAGACTGGCATTCCGGACGAGGCCTGGAAAAAAGTGCGCGCCGTCCTCTCCGAAGCGGAGATCGGGCGCCTGACCGTGGCGATCGGCATGATCAATCTCTGGAACCGGATCGCAGTCGGTTCGCGCATGAGCCACCCC
- a CDS encoding RrF2 family transcriptional regulator, whose amino-acid sequence MRRLSDGVEAALHCALVLAGLGEGRVLPGKALAELHGLSESYLLKHLRALAEAKAIEAAPGPRGGYRLARPPAEITLLDIVEAIDGREPAFTCREIRQRAPGKSTNPCDYKMECFIKTRMLAAETAWREALRAQTLADLVADGEHLIGEHNSKAVAEFIAKAQR is encoded by the coding sequence TTGAGACGACTGAGCGATGGAGTGGAGGCGGCGTTGCACTGCGCGCTCGTGCTGGCCGGGCTGGGCGAGGGCCGGGTGCTTCCCGGCAAGGCCCTCGCAGAACTGCACGGGCTTTCCGAAAGCTATCTGCTCAAGCACTTGCGCGCCCTGGCGGAGGCCAAGGCGATCGAGGCCGCGCCTGGCCCCCGCGGCGGCTATCGGCTGGCCCGCCCGCCCGCCGAAATCACGCTGCTCGACATCGTCGAGGCTATCGACGGCCGGGAGCCCGCTTTCACCTGCCGCGAAATCCGCCAGCGCGCGCCGGGAAAGTCCACGAACCCCTGCGACTACAAAATGGAGTGCTTCATCAAAACCAGGATGCTGGCGGCCGAGACGGCCTGGCGCGAGGCCCTGCGCGCCCAGACCCTCGCCGATCTGGTGGCGGACGGCGAACATCTGATCGGCGAGCACAACAGCAAGGCCGTCGCGGAATTCATCGCGAAGGCGCAACGCTAG